The following DNA comes from Mesorhizobium sp. B2-1-8.
GTCTTCATCTTCCAGGCGCGGTACCAGCCGCCGCTCCAGCTCGGTGGCAAGCCCGGCAAGTTCCGCCTGGATTGTTCCGGCGTCGACACGGGCGTCGAGCGGGAAAGTCGTCCCCCACACCTGCTCGCGCGCCGTCGTCGACAAGCCGCCGAAGAAGGTTTCGAAGCCTTTGATAAGGTCTGCCTTGGTCAGCATCAGGTAGACAGGCAGACGGATCTCCAGCCGATCGTTCAGCTCCGCCAGCCGGCGGCGGATCTTGCGCCCATGCGCCTTGATCGCTTCGTCGCCCTCCGAGAGCGCATCGATCGACAGCGCGACAATGACCCCGTTGAGCGCGCGGCGGCCGCGGTGCTTTTTCAAAAGGTCGAGGAAGCCCAGCCATTCAGCCGCGTCCACGTCCGGCTGGCTCTCCTGCTGAACGTAGCGGCCAGCAGTGTCGATCAGCACCGCGTTTTCGGAGAAGAACCAGTCACAATTGCGCGTGCCGCCGACGCCTTGCAAATCATCGGTGAGATCAATTGGAAAATTGAGGCCTGACTGCCGCAATGCCGTGGTCTTGCCGGTGGCCGGCGGCCCGACGATCACATACCAGGGCATCTCGCGCAGGAATTTTCTGCCGCCGAGCTTGCGGCGCTTGAGCTCGGCCATCACCTCGCCGAACTTGGCCCCAACGGCTGCAACGCTCTCCTCGCCGGGTGTGAGCTGTTTTTCGGCCACCGGTGCCGCGATCTCGGCGACAAACATGCGGTTGGCGCGGATGGCTCGCCGCTGCGCGAGGATCAGCCAGATCAGCCACAGGATGATCAGCCCCGCGATCATTGCGATGCGCACATTGTCGGATTCGAATGGCGCGTAAGGCCCGACCTTTACGATCGGGCCGAACACCCAGATCAACAGCGAAAGCAGCGCAATGCCGAGCAGCGTCCACAGGAAACGCGAGGTGATGACAGCCCAAAAGAAGCGCAGGATGAACATCTCAGAGCCTCTTCTCGACCAGGACCTCGACGCGCCGGTTGAGCGCGCGGCCCTCGCGCGTCGCGTTGTCGGCCACCGGATCGGTGTCGGCGCGGCCTTCGGAATGGATGTGCTCTTGCGGCACGCCAGCCTGAACCAGGAGGTCCGCTATGGTTTGGGCGCGCGCCTCCGAGAGCCGCTGGTTGCTCGCGAGTGGGTTGGACCGTTGCAGGCGCACATTGTCGGTATGGCCGATGATCGTGATGTTTCCGATCAGCTCCTTGTTGTCCAGGATCACCTTGGCGATGGCGGCGATCAGCGGCTCATAGCCTTGGGACAGCGTCGGCCGCGAGGACTGGAATAGCTCGGGGTTGGAAGACTGGATGATCAGCTTGGCTAGCGAGACGCTCTCGGTGCCGCTGAGCGCGCCCTTGAGGTCGGCCGGCGCTTCGGCCTTGAACGCGGGCAACAGCGCGAAATCGACCGACTGTGGCGGTTCAGGTTCGGGCGCGTCCTGCTTGGGGGCGGCGCGGGTAACGTCGCCGCGTGAAGCCGGCGGCAGTGTGCGCACGAGTGCGGAGAGTTCAACCGCCTGGCTGCTCAAGCTCATCGACAGACCGATGTAAGCGGCGGCGGCGGCGGCAATTGCGGCAAGTGCCATCACCCAGATCGGGACGATGAAGCGCTGCGGCTCGTCCGAAGCGATCACGCCCTTCCAGTGCGGCGACAGCGGGGCGTCTTCGGCGTCGGCGTTACGCAGGAAGCGCGCCGCGGCGACGCGCACGGCGTTGAGCGACCGGTCGCCGGCGCGGCCAGGCACGCGATATTTGCCGCGGAAGCCGAGCGCCAGGCAATAATACTGAAGCTCCAGCATCTCGCGGTCGCGGTTCGGGTGACGCTCCAGCTCGTCAAGGCGGGTGAAAAACTGGGTGCCGGCATCGACGTCGCCACGCAGCATGACCACCAGCGGCTGGCGTGGCCAGGCGCTGGTGCCGCCCCAAGGCGTGTTCAACGCGAGGTCGTCGAGCAACGCCGCCACGGCCCAGGCCGCCTGGTCGGCGCGCTCCAGCGAGAAGCCCGCTACCATCGCGGCGTCGCGCGCCTGAACCAACTCGTCGAGCAGGCGCGTGCGCATCGCTTCCGGGTTCTCCGGCGCCAGCGCGCTTTCGAGCTCCGGCGCGAATTCGAGCAATGGCGCGAAGATATTGATGAGCGTGTTGGGATGGGCGCGCGCCATTTTGACCGGGACGCCCGGTGCCAGCGGCGCCATCGGCCGTGGCGCAGCCCCCGCCAGCCTGATCCGTGTGCGTTCGCGATCCTCCGACAGTCCGAAAGGATCATCCCGGCTCATGGCGTCACCTGTTCACTGAGTAGCAGTCGACCTGCGGCTCGCTCGGCAGGACACCGGAAACGCCGATGACGAAGCCGGGGGCGTCGAGCAACGAGGCCCAATGCTCGCTCTTCTGGTCAAGCTCCAGGCACAGCCGGTCGCCATCGTAGGGAATCTCGCGTGGCTGCGAATGAAGCGGTTTCAGCGGAATGCCCGGCAGGCGGGACTTCCAAAGACCTTCGAACTGGTCAGCGGCGCCGACCGTCGCTTGGTTGACGAAGATCTTGCGCAGCGCGTCTTCCGACAGTTCCGATCCGACGCGGATGACTATGCGGCTGGCGACCAAGAGCTTCGGGTTGTCGATGCGCACTTTCCAGACATTGGTCGCGTGCCGCATGACCGGCAGCGTTCGCGATTTCGGCTCGATGTAGCGCAGGCTGAGAATGAGCGAGCGCAGAGCGTCGGCCAGCGCCATATAGGCGGGGCCGGGCGCCATGTGATCGTAGGCCGGCAATTCGCCGAGCCGCCGCGAGCTCGAGCCGTAGGTTGCCATCTCGCCGGCCAGTCCGGCAAGTTCGAGATAGAGTTCGGCCGGATGAAAGACATCCTGCGCGAGCATATGGGCAAGCCGCGGGCGAGCGGCATTGGCGAGGTGCAGCATCAAAAGGTCTTCGACGCTGCGACCGGCGCCACCCATCACCATCTTGCCATGCGCTTCGGCGATCTGATCGAGGCCAGTGACGACCTCCTGCAGCAATTGCCGGTACCAGTGGACTGCGCCGGTGATCAGCGTCGGCGGCAGGAACGTCTCATCGAGCGAGATGCCGCCGTCGGCGCGCACACCTTTTATGTCGGCGATCGGCAAGGCGGTATAACCGCCGACCGACTTGCCGGGCGCAAGCAGGGCGGCTTGCGGCCGGGCGATCTCGATCTCTTCCGGATCGGCGCCGCTCTGGACGGCGTCGCGCACCGAAACGATCTTGCCGTGGTAGCGCGCGCCCGTCGATGCCGCATGCGCCGGATCGAATCCGACGCCACCGGGTGGCTCAAGCGGCAATGCGACCAGTACCGGCCCGGCGCCGGTGTCCGCCGTGACCGGCAGCGGCTTGGGCGCATCCATCAGTTCCGGGATGGAGAAAGGCGTGCCGTCCGGAAAAATGCCCCGGGCGGACACGATCGAGACCTGGCCGGCATCGAGCAGCGACTGGTCGAGGGTCAGTTGCTGGAAGCCGAAAGTATGGAGCTGGCCGGCCTGCAATGCGCCGCGCACCATGCCCTCGAAGAACCGATCCTGCTGCTGGAAGTGCTGGGTCCTGAGAAACAGGCCCTCCGACCACAGCACCCTGTTTGCATCGCTCATCCCACTACTTTCTGCACACAACCATCCGCGGCCCCTGTCGCTAGGCGGAAATACCGCCCTTGCCGAGGCTGACATTGATGGTGAATTTCGACCCTGGCGAGACCGACTTGGTCGTGCGCCAGTTGCGTCCGCCTGGCTCGCGGATCAGCGCCACGAAGCCGAGTGCCGTGGCGTTCGGCTCGACCGTGATGGTCTTGGCGGCCGTCTTGCCGGGCGCGACCGAGATCGTGTCGGAGCCGATGAGGTCGGCACCGAGGGCCGAGCTCGCGTCGCCCTGCAGCGCGAAATAGTCGGCCGAGTTGAACTTGCCGGTGCTGGCAAGCCGCATCACCAGGACCGTCACCGGCCTGTCGCCGCCGCCCGGTCCTGGATTCATGCCTGCGCCCCCGGTCACGTTGACCGAGATAACCGAGGGTTTCGGCGGGCCGCTCTGGCAAGCCGCAAGCAGCCCCGTAGCGCCGAGGGCCACGACGAATTCGCGTCTGTCGATCATGTCCTACTCCTCCTCTTCATATGCGTCCCTGAAG
Coding sequences within:
- the tssL gene encoding type VI secretion system protein TssL, long form, translating into MSRDDPFGLSEDRERTRIRLAGAAPRPMAPLAPGVPVKMARAHPNTLINIFAPLLEFAPELESALAPENPEAMRTRLLDELVQARDAAMVAGFSLERADQAAWAVAALLDDLALNTPWGGTSAWPRQPLVVMLRGDVDAGTQFFTRLDELERHPNRDREMLELQYYCLALGFRGKYRVPGRAGDRSLNAVRVAAARFLRNADAEDAPLSPHWKGVIASDEPQRFIVPIWVMALAAIAAAAAAYIGLSMSLSSQAVELSALVRTLPPASRGDVTRAAPKQDAPEPEPPQSVDFALLPAFKAEAPADLKGALSGTESVSLAKLIIQSSNPELFQSSRPTLSQGYEPLIAAIAKVILDNKELIGNITIIGHTDNVRLQRSNPLASNQRLSEARAQTIADLLVQAGVPQEHIHSEGRADTDPVADNATREGRALNRRVEVLVEKRL
- the tssK gene encoding type VI secretion system baseplate subunit TssK, translating into MSDANRVLWSEGLFLRTQHFQQQDRFFEGMVRGALQAGQLHTFGFQQLTLDQSLLDAGQVSIVSARGIFPDGTPFSIPELMDAPKPLPVTADTGAGPVLVALPLEPPGGVGFDPAHAASTGARYHGKIVSVRDAVQSGADPEEIEIARPQAALLAPGKSVGGYTALPIADIKGVRADGGISLDETFLPPTLITGAVHWYRQLLQEVVTGLDQIAEAHGKMVMGGAGRSVEDLLMLHLANAARPRLAHMLAQDVFHPAELYLELAGLAGEMATYGSSSRRLGELPAYDHMAPGPAYMALADALRSLILSLRYIEPKSRTLPVMRHATNVWKVRIDNPKLLVASRIVIRVGSELSEDALRKIFVNQATVGAADQFEGLWKSRLPGIPLKPLHSQPREIPYDGDRLCLELDQKSEHWASLLDAPGFVIGVSGVLPSEPQVDCYSVNR
- the tssJ gene encoding type VI secretion system lipoprotein TssJ, whose product is MIDRREFVVALGATGLLAACQSGPPKPSVISVNVTGGAGMNPGPGGGDRPVTVLVMRLASTGKFNSADYFALQGDASSALGADLIGSDTISVAPGKTAAKTITVEPNATALGFVALIREPGGRNWRTTKSVSPGSKFTINVSLGKGGISA